A genomic window from Rhodococcus sp. KBS0724 includes:
- a CDS encoding Ku protein, protein MGTMRSIWKGSIAFGLVNVPVKVYSATEDHDIKFHQVHAKDGGRIKYNRVCSECGNTVQFADIDKAYDAEDGTRVVLTDEDFTKLPAAEKHEIPVLEFVANDQIDPILFEKSYFLEPDSASPKAYVLLSTVLTESDRTALVHFTLRQKTRLAALRARDGVLVIQTLLWPDEVRAAEFPSLDGVDKPKPKELKMAQTLVDSMAGDFDPTEFTDDYQLQLRELLDNMIESGGKKVIPAAEVEQGGEDADVVDLVAALQRSVDEAKSNASKTRKRA, encoded by the coding sequence ATGGGAACCATGCGATCGATTTGGAAAGGCTCGATAGCGTTCGGTCTGGTCAATGTTCCGGTCAAGGTGTACTCCGCAACAGAAGATCACGACATCAAGTTTCACCAGGTCCATGCCAAGGACGGTGGCCGGATCAAGTACAACCGCGTGTGCTCCGAATGCGGAAACACCGTGCAATTTGCCGATATCGACAAGGCATACGACGCAGAAGACGGTACGCGTGTTGTTCTGACCGACGAGGATTTCACCAAACTGCCCGCTGCGGAAAAGCATGAAATTCCGGTGCTCGAATTTGTGGCGAACGATCAGATCGACCCCATCCTCTTCGAGAAGAGTTACTTCCTCGAGCCGGATTCCGCGTCACCGAAGGCGTACGTCCTACTCTCCACGGTGCTGACGGAAAGCGACCGCACCGCGCTCGTCCACTTCACGCTCCGGCAGAAAACGCGTCTGGCGGCGTTGCGCGCCCGAGACGGTGTCCTGGTGATTCAGACGCTCCTGTGGCCGGATGAGGTCCGCGCTGCCGAGTTCCCTTCCCTCGACGGTGTGGACAAGCCGAAGCCGAAGGAACTCAAGATGGCCCAGACGCTGGTGGACAGCATGGCGGGCGATTTCGATCCGACCGAATTCACCGACGATTACCAACTGCAACTGCGCGAGCTCCTCGACAACATGATCGAAAGCGGCGGCAAGAAGGTCATCCCCGCAGCCGAGGTGGAACAGGGCGGCGAGGACGCCGACGTCGTCGATCTTGTGGCAGCACTGCAGCGAAGCGTCGACGAGGCTAAATCCAACGCGTCGAAGACCCGCAAGCGCGCCTGA
- a CDS encoding DoxX family protein, with protein MFILYAVVAVILTATLAGSAYLDITREEKLVDTLTGLGVPEEWIPGLGVIKLVGIVGLLVGLVVPAIGIAAAVGLILYFIGAVAAHLRSGDQNILPPAMLALLAVAALVLRIASS; from the coding sequence TTGTTCATCCTCTATGCCGTCGTCGCTGTCATCCTGACGGCCACTCTCGCCGGATCTGCCTATCTCGACATCACCCGCGAAGAAAAACTGGTCGACACGCTGACCGGTTTGGGCGTTCCCGAAGAATGGATTCCAGGGCTCGGCGTGATCAAGTTGGTCGGCATCGTCGGCTTGCTGGTCGGGCTTGTGGTGCCTGCAATCGGAATTGCCGCTGCCGTCGGACTGATCCTGTATTTCATCGGCGCCGTAGCCGCTCACCTGCGATCCGGCGACCAGAACATCCTGCCTCCCGCGATGCTCGCACTCCTCGCCGTTGCCGCATTGGTGTTGCGTATCGCCTCGTCGTGA
- a CDS encoding lycopene cyclase family protein — protein MTTRSHTADVAIVGGGPAGRALATRCVARNLSVILVDPHPARVWTATYAAWRDELPTWLPDAAISSSIDHPSAWAERQTNLDRTYCVLNTSILQSILSTGSTQVIATKGDHLTADTVKCADGTRVRAEVVVDARGTTLTPRTAQQTAFGVVLDHAAAEPALDGNAAWFMDWRRDNGTAENASPSFLYAVPLDSNRMLLEETCLVGRPPLALGELKRRLHIRLRNRGVTVPEDSPVERVRFAVESPPGRRGDPFRFGARGGLMHPGTGYSVATALNEADVVALAIARGDDPQRALWPRSARGVAALRQVGLSALLALEASDVETFFATFFALPVEQQRAYLSERRDATATAKVMTSLFAASPWRVRRTLMGAPFSASRSK, from the coding sequence ATGACAACCCGATCGCACACCGCAGACGTCGCCATCGTGGGCGGCGGACCGGCCGGGCGGGCGCTGGCGACGCGATGCGTCGCCCGCAATCTGTCGGTCATTCTGGTCGATCCGCACCCCGCACGAGTGTGGACGGCAACGTATGCGGCGTGGCGCGATGAGCTTCCGACATGGCTTCCTGACGCCGCAATTTCCAGCAGCATCGACCACCCGTCGGCGTGGGCGGAACGACAGACAAACCTTGATCGCACCTATTGCGTATTGAATACATCAATACTGCAATCAATACTGTCGACCGGATCTACCCAGGTCATAGCAACAAAGGGCGACCATCTGACCGCCGACACGGTCAAGTGCGCCGACGGAACTCGTGTCCGCGCAGAGGTGGTCGTCGATGCCCGCGGCACGACGCTCACTCCGCGAACGGCGCAGCAAACCGCCTTCGGAGTTGTGCTCGATCACGCCGCCGCGGAACCCGCACTCGACGGCAATGCGGCCTGGTTCATGGATTGGCGACGCGACAACGGAACGGCCGAAAACGCAAGCCCGTCGTTCCTCTATGCCGTTCCCCTCGACAGCAACCGGATGCTTCTCGAGGAGACGTGCCTTGTGGGTCGGCCACCGCTGGCGCTCGGCGAGTTGAAACGCCGACTGCACATTCGGCTCCGCAACCGGGGCGTCACCGTTCCGGAAGACTCGCCTGTCGAACGCGTCCGATTCGCTGTGGAGTCACCACCTGGCCGACGCGGAGATCCTTTCCGGTTCGGCGCGCGCGGCGGACTGATGCATCCCGGCACCGGGTACAGCGTCGCCACGGCATTGAACGAAGCGGATGTTGTTGCGTTGGCGATTGCCCGCGGCGACGACCCTCAGCGCGCACTCTGGCCGCGCTCGGCACGAGGCGTCGCGGCACTACGACAAGTAGGACTGAGCGCGCTTCTCGCTCTCGAGGCCAGTGATGTCGAGACATTCTTCGCGACGTTTTTTGCTCTCCCCGTCGAACAGCAACGGGCCTATCTGTCCGAGCGCCGCGATGCGACCGCGACTGCGAAAGTCATGACGTCATTGTTTGCCGCCTCACCGTGGCGGGTCAGACGAACATTGATGGGAGCGCCATTTTCGGCCTCGAGATCGAAATGA
- a CDS encoding ABC-F family ATP-binding cassette domain-containing protein, translating to MITATDLEVRAGVRTLLTAPGPSLRIQPGDRIGLVGRNGAGKTTTLRLLAGEGEPYAGKVVRTGDLGYLPQDPKEGDLSVLAKDRVLSARGLDTMLRDMEKQQILMGEVLDQESQDKAVKKYGQLEDRFSALGGYEAESEAARITSSLGLEDRILGQPLSTLSGGQRRRVELARILFAASDGSGARSDTTLLLDEPTNHLDADSITWLRGFLQNHEGGLVVISHDVDLLNDVVNRVWFLDAVRSEADIYNMNWKKYLDARATDEQRRRRERANAEKKAGALRIQAAKMGAKATKAVAAQNMAKRADKLMANLDAERVSDKVAKIRFPEPAACGKTPLMGKNLTKVYGSLEIFTGVDLAIDRGSRVVILGLNGAGKTTLLRILANAEKADAGELIAGHGLKIGYFAQEHDTLDDNDSVWENIRHAAPDTGEQELRSLLGAFMFTGPQLEQPAGTLSGGEKTRLALAGLVSSAANVLLLDEPTNNLDPISREQVLDALRSYTGAVVLVTHDPGAAEALNPERVILLPDGNEDHWSQEYLELIQLA from the coding sequence TTGATTACCGCCACTGACCTCGAAGTTCGTGCCGGTGTCCGCACCCTTCTCACGGCGCCCGGTCCGTCCTTGCGAATTCAGCCCGGTGATCGCATCGGTTTGGTCGGTCGTAACGGTGCCGGCAAGACCACCACACTGCGTCTGCTCGCCGGCGAAGGTGAGCCGTACGCGGGCAAGGTAGTGCGTACCGGCGACCTCGGCTACCTGCCCCAGGACCCCAAAGAGGGCGACCTGAGCGTGCTCGCCAAGGATCGCGTCCTGTCCGCTCGTGGCCTCGACACGATGCTCCGCGACATGGAGAAGCAGCAGATTCTCATGGGCGAGGTCCTCGACCAGGAATCACAGGACAAAGCAGTCAAGAAGTACGGCCAGCTCGAAGATCGCTTCTCCGCCCTGGGCGGCTACGAAGCCGAGAGTGAAGCTGCGCGCATCACCAGCAGCCTCGGTCTCGAAGATCGCATCCTCGGACAGCCGCTCAGCACACTGTCCGGTGGTCAGCGTCGACGCGTCGAATTGGCCCGAATTCTCTTTGCCGCTTCCGATGGCAGCGGTGCGCGTTCGGACACGACCCTGCTCCTCGACGAGCCCACCAATCACCTCGACGCCGACTCCATCACGTGGCTGCGCGGATTCCTCCAGAATCACGAGGGTGGCCTCGTGGTCATCAGTCACGATGTTGACCTGCTCAACGACGTCGTCAACCGAGTCTGGTTCCTCGACGCCGTGCGCAGTGAAGCCGACATCTACAACATGAACTGGAAGAAGTACCTCGACGCCCGGGCCACGGACGAGCAGCGTCGACGCCGTGAGCGCGCCAACGCCGAGAAGAAGGCCGGTGCTCTGCGCATCCAGGCAGCCAAGATGGGCGCCAAGGCGACCAAGGCTGTTGCCGCTCAGAACATGGCGAAGCGCGCTGACAAGTTGATGGCCAACCTCGATGCCGAGCGTGTTTCCGACAAGGTAGCGAAGATCCGCTTCCCCGAGCCGGCAGCGTGTGGCAAGACGCCGCTCATGGGTAAGAACCTCACCAAGGTGTACGGCTCGCTCGAGATCTTCACCGGTGTCGACCTTGCGATCGACCGCGGATCTCGCGTTGTCATCCTCGGCCTCAACGGTGCCGGCAAGACGACCTTGCTGCGCATTCTTGCTAACGCCGAGAAAGCTGATGCGGGTGAGCTGATCGCGGGTCACGGACTGAAGATCGGTTACTTCGCGCAGGAGCACGACACCCTCGACGACAACGATTCGGTGTGGGAGAACATCCGCCACGCGGCTCCGGATACGGGGGAGCAGGAACTGCGTTCGCTCCTCGGTGCCTTCATGTTCACGGGCCCGCAGCTCGAGCAGCCGGCCGGCACGCTCTCCGGTGGTGAGAAGACACGTCTAGCACTGGCCGGCCTCGTGTCGTCCGCAGCAAACGTACTGCTGCTCGACGAGCCCACCAACAACCTCGACCCGATCTCCCGCGAGCAGGTCCTGGACGCGCTCCGCAGTTACACCGGCGCCGTTGTCCTGGTGACTCACGACCCGGGCGCGGCTGAGGCACTGAACCCCGAGCGTGTCATCCTTCTGCCCGATGGCAACGAGGATCACTGGTCGCAGGAATACCTCGAACTGATTCAGCTGGCCTGA
- a CDS encoding TetR/AcrR family transcriptional regulator — MPKVSEDHLAARRSQILDGARRCFAEYGYDGATVRRLEEVTGLSRGAIFHHFKDKDGLFLALASEDASRMADVVAEEGLVQVMRDMLAQPDQFDWLGTRLEIARRLRTDSDFRAKWSQRSAELTEATSARLAFQKSAGRLRDDVPTDVLIGYLDLVMDGLVARIASGHAGNNLSAVLDLVEESVRRRD, encoded by the coding sequence GTGCCCAAGGTCAGTGAAGACCATCTCGCGGCACGGCGCAGTCAGATCCTTGACGGTGCCCGCCGCTGCTTTGCGGAATACGGCTACGACGGCGCCACAGTCAGAAGACTGGAAGAAGTCACCGGGTTGTCCCGAGGCGCAATCTTTCATCACTTCAAGGACAAGGACGGACTCTTCCTCGCATTGGCGAGCGAGGACGCAAGCCGCATGGCTGACGTCGTCGCCGAAGAGGGCCTTGTGCAGGTGATGCGCGACATGCTCGCCCAGCCAGACCAATTCGATTGGCTGGGCACACGCTTGGAAATTGCGCGGCGGCTGCGAACCGATTCAGATTTCCGGGCCAAATGGTCACAGCGGTCAGCTGAACTCACCGAGGCCACCAGTGCACGTCTGGCCTTCCAGAAATCAGCCGGACGTTTGCGCGACGACGTTCCCACCGACGTACTGATCGGCTATCTCGATCTGGTGATGGACGGCCTGGTCGCCCGAATAGCGTCGGGCCATGCCGGCAACAACCTGTCGGCTGTCCTCGATCTGGTCGAGGAATCTGTGCGTCGACGGGACTAA
- the acnA gene encoding aconitate hydratase AcnA produces MSTSIDSFGAKGTLEVGENSYEIFRLSAVPGTEKLPYSLKVLAENLLRTEDGANITADHIRAIASWDPSAEPSIEIQFTPARVIMQDFTGVPCIVDLATMREAVTTLGGDPNKVNPLSPADMVIDHSVILDVFGQADALERNVDLEYERNGERYQFLRWGQGAFDDFKVVPPGMGIVHQVNIEYLAPTVMSRNGQAYPDTCVGTDSHTTMVNGLGVLGWGVGGIEAEAAMLGQPVSMLIPRVVGFKLSGEIKPGVTATDVVLTATEMLRKHGVVGKFVEFYGKGVAEVPLANRATLGNMSPEFGSTAAIFPIDSETIDYLRLTGRSDEQLALVESYAKEQGLWHNPDQEPVFSEYIELDLGTVVPSIAGPKRPQDRILLSDSKPAFRKDIHNYVEDNQPTEHTQLDEAVEESFPASDPAVLSFADDGAVDVLSAANGAQGRPSKPVVVKSDAGEFVLDHGAVVVAGITSCTNTSNPSVMLGAALLARNAVEKGLTTKPWVKTNMAPGSQVVTDYYEKAGLWPYLEKLGYYLGGYGCTTCIGNTGPLPEAVSKAINDNDLSVTAVLSGNRNFEGRISPDVKMNYLASPPLVIAYGLAGTMDFDFETDSLGNDTDGNPVYLKDIWPSTQEIEETIKSSIDQDMFRKSYATIFAGDSRWQNLETPKGDTFDWDENSTYVRKPPYFDGMTMDPAPVKDIKGARVLALLGDSVTTDHISPAGPIKVGTPAAQYLDSHGVERADYNSLGSRRGNHEVMIRGTFANIRLRNQLLDDVSGGYTRDFTQEGAPQAFIYDASQNYQAAGIPLVVLGGKEYGSGSSRDWAAKGTSLLGVKAVITESFERIHRSNLIGMGVVPLQFPVGESAGSLKLDGTETFDIEGVEKLNEGVTPKTMKVTATRENGEKVVFDAVVRIDTPGEADYYRNGGILQYVLRNMIRG; encoded by the coding sequence GTGAGCACCAGTATTGATTCGTTCGGAGCCAAGGGAACCCTCGAGGTCGGTGAGAACTCTTACGAGATCTTCCGCCTCTCGGCCGTCCCCGGCACCGAGAAATTGCCGTATTCCTTGAAGGTCCTCGCCGAGAACCTTCTCCGCACCGAAGATGGTGCCAACATCACCGCGGATCACATCCGCGCAATTGCAAGCTGGGATCCCTCAGCTGAGCCGAGCATCGAAATCCAGTTCACGCCTGCCCGCGTGATCATGCAGGACTTCACCGGCGTTCCTTGCATCGTCGACCTCGCCACCATGCGTGAGGCTGTCACCACCCTCGGTGGCGACCCCAACAAGGTCAACCCGCTCTCCCCCGCCGACATGGTCATCGACCACTCGGTCATCCTCGACGTCTTCGGCCAGGCCGACGCCCTCGAGCGCAACGTCGACCTCGAATACGAGCGCAACGGCGAGCGTTACCAGTTCCTCCGTTGGGGCCAGGGCGCATTCGACGACTTCAAGGTCGTCCCCCCGGGAATGGGCATCGTCCACCAGGTCAACATCGAGTATCTGGCACCGACGGTCATGTCCCGTAACGGACAGGCATACCCCGACACCTGCGTCGGCACCGACTCGCACACCACGATGGTCAACGGCCTGGGCGTGCTCGGCTGGGGCGTCGGCGGCATCGAGGCCGAGGCAGCAATGCTCGGCCAGCCCGTCTCCATGCTGATCCCCCGCGTTGTGGGCTTCAAGCTCTCCGGCGAGATCAAGCCAGGCGTTACCGCAACCGACGTCGTGCTCACCGCCACCGAGATGCTCCGCAAGCACGGCGTCGTCGGCAAGTTCGTCGAGTTCTACGGCAAGGGTGTCGCCGAGGTTCCCCTCGCGAACCGCGCAACCCTGGGCAACATGAGCCCCGAATTCGGTTCCACCGCAGCGATCTTCCCGATCGACAGCGAAACGATCGACTACCTGCGCCTCACCGGCCGCAGCGACGAGCAGCTTGCTCTCGTCGAGTCGTACGCCAAGGAACAGGGTCTGTGGCACAACCCCGACCAGGAGCCCGTCTTCTCCGAGTACATCGAGCTCGATCTGGGAACTGTTGTTCCCTCGATCGCCGGCCCGAAGCGCCCGCAGGACCGAATCCTGTTGTCGGACTCCAAGCCTGCGTTCCGCAAGGACATCCACAACTACGTGGAAGACAACCAGCCCACCGAGCACACCCAGCTCGACGAGGCCGTCGAAGAGTCCTTCCCCGCTTCCGATCCCGCAGTGCTCTCGTTCGCCGATGACGGAGCGGTCGACGTTCTCTCGGCAGCCAACGGTGCACAGGGCCGTCCGAGCAAGCCCGTCGTCGTCAAGTCCGACGCCGGTGAGTTCGTTCTCGACCACGGCGCCGTCGTAGTTGCCGGCATCACGTCGTGCACCAACACGTCCAACCCGTCGGTCATGCTCGGTGCCGCACTGCTCGCACGCAACGCCGTCGAAAAGGGCCTTACCACCAAGCCGTGGGTCAAGACCAACATGGCTCCCGGTTCGCAGGTCGTCACCGACTACTACGAGAAGGCCGGCCTGTGGCCGTACCTCGAGAAGCTCGGCTACTACCTCGGTGGTTACGGCTGCACCACGTGCATCGGTAACACCGGACCGCTGCCCGAGGCAGTCTCCAAGGCGATCAACGACAACGACCTCTCGGTCACCGCGGTGCTCTCGGGTAACCGTAACTTCGAGGGTCGTATCTCCCCCGACGTCAAGATGAACTACTTGGCTTCCCCGCCGCTGGTTATCGCCTACGGCCTCGCCGGAACCATGGACTTCGACTTCGAGACCGATTCGCTCGGTAACGACACCGACGGAAACCCCGTCTACCTCAAGGACATCTGGCCCTCCACGCAGGAGATCGAAGAGACGATCAAGTCTTCGATCGACCAGGACATGTTCCGCAAGTCCTACGCAACCATCTTCGCGGGCGACAGCCGCTGGCAGAACCTCGAAACCCCGAAGGGTGACACCTTCGACTGGGACGAGAACTCCACCTACGTGCGGAAGCCACCCTACTTCGACGGCATGACGATGGATCCGGCTCCGGTCAAGGACATCAAGGGCGCCCGCGTCCTCGCGCTGCTCGGCGACTCGGTCACCACCGACCACATCAGCCCGGCAGGTCCGATCAAGGTCGGCACCCCCGCTGCGCAGTACCTCGACTCTCACGGCGTCGAGCGTGCGGATTACAACTCGCTCGGATCGCGTCGCGGTAACCACGAGGTCATGATTCGCGGAACGTTCGCGAACATCCGTCTGCGCAACCAGCTCCTCGACGATGTCTCGGGTGGATACACCCGCGACTTCACGCAGGAAGGCGCACCGCAGGCATTCATCTACGACGCGTCGCAGAACTACCAGGCAGCCGGCATCCCGCTGGTCGTCCTGGGCGGCAAGGAGTACGGCTCCGGATCCTCGCGTGACTGGGCAGCCAAGGGCACGAGCCTGCTCGGCGTCAAGGCCGTCATCACCGAGTCGTTCGAGCGTATTCACCGCTCCAACCTCATCGGCATGGGCGTTGTCCCGCTGCAGTTCCCGGTCGGCGAGTCCGCAGGTTCGCTCAAGCTCGACGGCACCGAGACCTTCGACATCGAAGGCGTCGAGAAGCTGAACGAGGGCGTCACCCCGAAGACCATGAAGGTCACGGCAACGCGCGAGAACGGCGAGAAGGTCGTGTTCGACGCAGTCGTACGCATCGATACCCCCGGTGAAGCGGATTACTACCGCAACGGTGGCATCCTGCAGTACGTGCTCCGCAACATGATCCGAGGCTAG
- a CDS encoding DUF6676 family protein yields MSAPTHLVFTPLHTSGPVHAAVPSNVDLDDVVADVAQNGVSAPAADIPALVDVVAEARERGIDLSVIVLDANPSRDTDLRDLATTVGESESGTILVMSPDWMGSSSDSISRVQLETAQDRSFGDSSAAIADRFSHEIVQPGPPWALYTVLLVAIVAVFAAITFVVKWRRSPEPVEINQVNEPSEQTFGHAGSA; encoded by the coding sequence ATGTCTGCTCCTACACATTTGGTCTTCACGCCCTTGCACACGAGCGGTCCTGTTCACGCCGCAGTCCCGTCGAACGTCGATCTCGACGACGTAGTGGCCGACGTGGCACAAAATGGTGTTTCCGCACCGGCAGCCGATATTCCTGCACTGGTGGACGTCGTCGCCGAGGCCCGTGAGCGGGGGATCGATTTGAGTGTGATCGTTCTCGACGCCAATCCGTCGCGCGATACCGATCTCCGGGACTTGGCGACGACGGTCGGCGAATCCGAGAGCGGCACGATCTTGGTGATGAGCCCGGATTGGATGGGCAGTTCCAGCGATTCGATCAGTCGAGTACAGCTCGAAACCGCGCAGGATCGTTCATTCGGCGACAGTTCTGCTGCGATCGCTGATCGCTTTTCTCATGAGATTGTCCAGCCGGGTCCGCCGTGGGCCTTGTATACGGTCCTTCTCGTGGCGATCGTGGCTGTTTTTGCTGCGATTACTTTTGTCGTCAAATGGCGTCGCAGCCCCGAACCCGTAGAAATTAACCAGGTGAACGAGCCTTCGGAACAAACCTTCGGACACGCCGGATCCGCTTGA
- a CDS encoding NlpC/P60 family protein — MSQVTRGGFGRRKPSRASSRLAQLVIGAGIVTALVVGNPGVGASVPPPPPNPSDSEIASADSQVSSSVSTVSALINQVAAANEQLSALDNEVAIKREDVNKTLVDLQNARGAADAAAQAVSITKQALRDAGAQIDVAQSDFDKYARSSYVQGTNTASISSFLDAKGPGDVLDRAQVLKLLSNTQRAVLDGLQRARTEQANKDSATRQAKLDADAAAEIAANLQALAEQAIAIARNALDQQVAKKASIESERNSAQAQLDAARNAVAGLQGQRQAYATWDEQRKAEEAHQAALEAAAKEAAEQAAARAAADQAAKDRAAALAAAQRPHTAVEDPTPTVIPGDDDETDTDTSTDSDSDTDTPVVTPKPTTPKPATPKPTVPSVSGSAAIESVIDRGMSQIGIQYAWGGGDENGPTRGIRDGGVADSYGDFNKIGFDCSGLMIYAFAGIGISLPHYTGYQYTAGKQVPSSEMKRGDMIFYGPNASQHVALYLGDGQMLEAPQSGSSVKVSPVRWGGMTPYAVRLVS, encoded by the coding sequence GTGAGCCAAGTAACACGAGGCGGATTCGGCCGTCGTAAACCTTCCCGAGCGTCGTCCCGCCTGGCACAACTGGTTATCGGTGCGGGCATCGTCACTGCCCTGGTTGTCGGAAACCCCGGTGTCGGAGCGTCCGTCCCGCCGCCCCCGCCCAATCCCAGTGACTCCGAAATTGCTTCCGCAGATTCGCAGGTTTCATCGAGCGTCAGCACGGTCAGCGCCCTGATCAACCAGGTTGCCGCGGCAAATGAGCAGTTGTCTGCACTCGACAACGAAGTTGCCATCAAACGCGAAGACGTCAACAAGACCCTCGTCGACCTGCAGAACGCTCGAGGCGCTGCCGATGCCGCAGCCCAAGCCGTCAGCATCACCAAACAAGCACTCCGGGACGCCGGCGCACAGATCGACGTAGCGCAGAGCGACTTCGACAAGTACGCCCGATCGAGTTACGTGCAGGGCACCAATACCGCGTCCATCTCGTCGTTCCTCGACGCTAAGGGCCCGGGTGACGTCCTCGATCGAGCGCAGGTCCTCAAACTTCTCTCGAACACCCAGCGCGCCGTGCTCGACGGTTTGCAGCGCGCACGAACCGAACAGGCGAACAAGGACTCCGCGACCCGGCAAGCCAAGCTGGACGCCGACGCGGCCGCCGAAATAGCAGCAAACCTTCAGGCTCTTGCCGAGCAGGCCATCGCGATCGCCCGCAATGCACTCGACCAGCAGGTAGCCAAGAAGGCGTCCATCGAATCGGAGCGCAATTCCGCGCAGGCTCAACTGGATGCAGCCCGCAATGCGGTTGCCGGTTTGCAAGGACAACGCCAGGCATACGCGACCTGGGACGAACAGCGAAAAGCCGAAGAAGCTCATCAGGCTGCACTCGAAGCCGCCGCCAAGGAAGCAGCTGAGCAAGCCGCAGCCCGGGCCGCCGCCGATCAGGCTGCCAAGGACCGTGCCGCTGCATTGGCTGCCGCTCAGCGTCCGCACACTGCCGTCGAAGATCCGACTCCGACAGTCATTCCCGGTGACGACGACGAGACGGACACCGATACGAGCACCGATTCGGACTCGGATACCGACACTCCGGTAGTTACTCCGAAACCCACAACCCCCAAGCCGGCAACACCCAAGCCGACGGTGCCGTCGGTGTCCGGAAGCGCCGCAATCGAATCCGTCATCGACCGCGGCATGTCGCAGATCGGTATCCAGTACGCCTGGGGCGGCGGCGACGAGAACGGGCCGACCCGCGGAATTCGGGACGGCGGAGTCGCGGACAGTTACGGAGACTTCAACAAGATCGGGTTCGACTGCTCAGGTCTGATGATTTACGCGTTTGCCGGAATCGGTATCTCGTTGCCGCACTACACGGGCTACCAGTACACCGCCGGAAAGCAGGTTCCGTCGTCCGAAATGAAGCGCGGCGACATGATCTTCTACGGGCCGAACGCAAGTCAGCACGTGGCGCTGTACCTCGGTGACGGGCAGATGCTCGAAGCACCGCAGTCCGGTTCCAGTGTGAAAGTTTCACCCGTGCGGTGGGGCGGGATGACCCCGTACGCCGTGCGGTTGGTGTCCTGA
- a CDS encoding MoxR family ATPase produces MGSVDVDKASGNSDGVAPSLATDVQTLERAIYEVKRVIVGQDRLVERILVGLLAKGHVLLEGVPGVAKTLAVETFAKVVGGSFSRVQFTPDLVPTDLIGTRIYRQGREEFDTELGPVVANFVLADEINRAPAKVQSALLEVMAERHVSIGGKRYHMPDPFLVMATQNPIENEGVYPLPEAQRDRFLFKILVDYPTVEEEREIVYRMGVAAPEPHQILGPEELVRLQRVASNVFVHHALVDYVVRIIAATRTPREFGLDDVAGWIAYGASPRATLGIIAASRALAFVRGRDYVVPQDVVEVIPDVLRHRLVLSYDALADEVTPDAVIARVLQTVGLPQIAARPVPTVAGPQPVPGQPVGQPMQQPQQSAPQFNPSGNGAQFMSPDPMSRPQ; encoded by the coding sequence ATCGGATCGGTCGACGTAGACAAGGCGAGTGGAAATTCCGACGGGGTTGCCCCGTCGCTCGCTACCGACGTCCAGACTCTGGAACGAGCGATTTACGAGGTCAAACGCGTCATTGTCGGCCAGGATCGTCTGGTCGAGCGGATACTCGTCGGACTACTGGCAAAGGGACACGTCCTCCTCGAAGGTGTTCCCGGCGTCGCAAAGACACTGGCCGTCGAGACCTTCGCAAAGGTGGTCGGCGGATCGTTCTCCCGTGTGCAGTTCACCCCGGACCTCGTACCCACCGACTTGATCGGTACGCGCATCTACCGACAGGGACGCGAAGAGTTCGATACCGAACTCGGCCCGGTGGTCGCAAACTTCGTACTCGCCGACGAGATCAACCGCGCACCGGCAAAAGTGCAGTCGGCCTTGCTCGAAGTCATGGCCGAGCGTCACGTCTCCATCGGTGGCAAGCGTTACCACATGCCGGACCCGTTCCTGGTCATGGCGACGCAGAACCCCATCGAGAACGAGGGTGTGTATCCACTCCCGGAAGCACAGCGTGACCGCTTCCTGTTCAAGATCCTGGTCGATTACCCGACTGTCGAAGAAGAACGCGAAATCGTATACCGGATGGGCGTCGCCGCGCCCGAACCGCACCAGATCCTCGGCCCCGAAGAGTTGGTACGACTCCAACGGGTTGCAAGCAACGTCTTCGTCCACCATGCCCTGGTCGACTACGTCGTTCGGATTATCGCAGCCACCCGCACGCCGAGGGAATTCGGCCTCGACGACGTTGCCGGCTGGATCGCCTACGGTGCGTCACCGCGCGCAACACTCGGCATCATTGCAGCCTCCCGGGCGCTCGCCTTCGTGCGTGGCCGCGATTACGTTGTCCCGCAGGACGTCGTCGAGGTCATCCCGGACGTGCTGCGCCACCGCCTCGTGTTGTCGTACGACGCTCTTGCCGACGAGGTAACTCCGGACGCCGTCATCGCGCGAGTGCTGCAGACGGTCGGTCTTCCTCAGATCGCCGCACGCCCGGTTCCCACCGTTGCGGGACCGCAACCGGTACCGGGACAACCGGTAGGTCAGCCGATGCAGCAACCCCAGCAGAGCGCACCGCAGTTCAACCCGTCGGGAAACGGTGCGCAGTTCATGAGCCCTGATCCGATGAGTCGCCCGCAGTGA